AGATATGCCATCATAAGATtatgcttcttcttcaaagatATTTGTTGCAAGGTGATAGATGTAGCCAAGTTAGATAAGCTGCAATCTGACTTGGTTGTTACACTCTGCTTATTGGAGCAGTATTTACTGCCTTCTTTCTTCGATGTCATGCTTCACTTAACAGTTCATCTTGTTCGAGAAGTTCGATTATGTGGACCAGTGTACTTCCGGTGGATGTACCCGTTCGAAAGATCCATGAAGGTGCTTAAGAGTTATGTAGGCAGTCGAAAACATCCTGAATGTTGcattgttcagagatattcagCCGAAGAAGCTATTGAGTTTTGTTCGGAATACCTAAATGACCTTGATCCTATTGGGGTCCCTCAATCAAATCGCGATCCCAAATCAAACATTCATGGCTTCTTAGCATGCAAAACACCAATTATAGTGCCACAAGTTGACCTTCAACAAGCACATTTGACTGTGCTGGAAAATACAGAAGAAGTATCTCCCTACATTATGTAAGTGTATTGCATTAATCTATAATTCTGCACCCATGTGATTGTCAATATTTAATATCCAACACAAATTGCTATATAAATATTTCCACAGTGAACATAAATATATCCTGAAGTCAATGTTTCCGAAAAAAGAGAAAGATGAAAGGTGGATACAAGATGCTCACAATAAGAAGTTCATTGACTGGTTTCGTGCAAAGGTTAGGTGGATAAATCTGCTTTATGCATTTTGCGGTGAACAGTTTGTAGCTAGTATTTTAATCACCCTATTCTAATTGTATAAATGTCAGGTGGATGCTGAAATAGATAGCTGCAATGGTGGAACGACATCAACATTGACATGGCTGGCTCATGGTCCACGTGGGCAAGTCATTAAGTATAGTAGTTACGTGATAAATGGCAATTTATACCAAACAAAGGCACGAGATGATGAGAGAGTTTGCCAAAACAGTGGGGTTTCTCTAGTTGCTAGCACCATGCTTGTCTGTAGTGCCAAAGATAAGAATCTCTTGATGACTGATGTGACTTTCTATAGAGTGATTGAAGAAATATGGGAGTTGGactatcatcaatttcaagttCCTCTTTTCAAGTGTGCGTGGGTTGCAATCAACAATGATGAATGTGGATTCACCTTGGTCAATAGAACAAAATAGGGCACAAGAATGAATCATTTGTCCTTACAAGTCAAGTCAATCAAGTCTTTTATATTGATGACCCATTACAAAAAGGGTGGTCAATTGTACTCCCTGTGCCAAATCGATGTTACGAGGGAGATGATGATGGTTGGACTAGTATTCCCGATTCTCGACCAATTGATGATGTTGATACTCATTGTATTCCGGCTCATGAAAGTTACTTTAGATCAGAAACTGAGGGTGGCTGGGAAACGAACAAGAAAAAATGATGTTTTTCACTTTTATGTCATGTTTTTTGTTATGCTATAAACATAACCTCATTgctattattttcttttttaaatttcagtttGCAGGATGCATCAAGAACCAATTTTACAACCAATCTCAATATGATGAGGTCAGAAGTGAATGGAGTGAATTTGTCTACTGCTATGTAGGTGCTTAAATGGATGGTGTATGTtgggataaatattttgtttgtcattgtggatttttggatatacttttgattttgtggatatatttttgggttatttgtggattgatgaatatgtaattgtggattcgtcgatattcatcatttttagatggataatttatgaatttaattatattagtgtattaagtcatatattgcgaagtctttttttaacaattacttcatcaaaataaaaataatgaagtgTAACAGATAAATTACTTCGTTGTTATTtgcaaattgtgaagtaacataatattaaatacttCGTCAATAAGAAATCAGACGAAGTGACAGAATTAATTTACTTCACCATTGTTCTGTATAAACGAAGTTGTTTTGCGCAATTACTTCACcaaaatacaaattattgaAGTCTTTCGATCCACTTACTTCGTCActaaatgtaaattgtgaagttgTTTGCGTCTATTACTTCACCAAAATACATAACTACGAAGTCTTTCAGATGAATTACTTCGTCATTCAATGTaaattgagaagtaaaatattataaactacttcgctaaataataattaagacgaAGTTATATATATTCTATTACTTCACTATTTACAAAAATCGATGAAGTAAAATACATTTCTTACTTCGGCACCGATCCAATTCTGGACCGGTTTTCCTTCAAAAACCGGCCAAAGACTTCAGTAATTTCAATCATATAACTTCGGTTATTATGCGAAGTAAAAGGTACATCTATTACTTCACGTCCATATACTTCGGCAATTAACTACCATATTACTTCATTGAATACGCGAAGTAAAAAGCGATTATTCTACTAGTGACTAACCGCAATTAAAGCcacaaatataatataaaatatatatttattcttatgtCATAGCTAAAATtgaacttttatttttatatctatatatataggtGTAGGTTTGCATAAAATGTAGAATAAAAAGGCAACATctttagaaaaataataataataatgagtAGATCTCTtttgagatggtctcacgaatctttatctgtgagacgggttgttcccaataaaaagtaatatttttaacataaaaagtaatatttttttattgatgatccaaataagatatatgtctcacaaaatacgacacgtgagaccatctcacacaagtttttgccataataaaataataatagataGAGTAgcagtctcacgaatatttattcaTAAAACGAGTCAATCATATCCATATTTACAATATAAAGTAATGCTTctgacataaaaattaatatttttcataggtaactcaaatagaatatacgtctcacaaaattgatccaTGAGACCGTGAGTTTTTGTGTAATAGATAAATGACTCGTTAACACATGCAAATACGAAACATGATCAAACAAATTATGGAAAAGAAAACAAATTCAAGAAACCAAAACTTCGAAGTTCATCTCATATATTCTTACCAAATTGCAAAGGACTAGGATTAACAAGGACATCATTCTGAATATCCTCGTTTTCCTCGAATGCAGCCACATATTTTTCATCGAGAATCAGCCATGCTTCAACCCCATCATCAAATCTTGTATCCATTAATGTCACACTATTAACCATCATCGATGGTGAATTCCCACTGACAAAACTTGATATCCAAATAGGCTTCCCCCAACCAAAGTCAACACCATACAAACCAAACTTACACCAACTGCTAAAAGCCAAGCAATTAGCTCCCTCCGGCAGCCCTTTTCTTGTCTCTTCAAGATTCTCATAAAATCCATTATTTTGGAGAACTTTTATGAACCCGTTGTCGATTTTCCTCACCGCCCTTCTCACTTCACTTGCCAAATCTTTCAAATTTGTGTCGGCTGGGCTGTTGCATTGAGCTGCTGTCAGCCATAAGAAGTTGCCGAAACTCTCGTCCGGTAGAGCCGGATCAGCCCTTCTTCTCAAGTTTACCGGATGCGTGAGTATAAAGGGCTTCTCGAGATCAGATTTATCAGCAAACACTTTCATGTAACATTTCCAAATGAAAGCGGATACGACCTCAATGCTCGTAGGGGATGATGCATCGGAACTTGCTGATCTTGCCTTAAGCTTGGCTATAACCGAGGCGTCGAATAAATATCTCCTTGTGACATATTTCCCTAACCTTAAAAACTTGAAAAAGTCGTGACAAAACAGCTTTGATTCCTTTTCCATCGTATCTATGGATGGAAAAAGATCCCGTCCGATAAATTTAGGGCATATTTCTTCACCGGTGGAACGAGCAGCAGCAGCCCAACCTCGAAAAAAAGCAGAGACAGTCATCCCATCCGCTACATTGTGTGCAACTACTATACTTATAGCCATTCCATCACATTCAAAACAGTTCATTTGGATCCCAGAGACATGATCCCCCGGCTTTGCCGTATCGAAATTAAATTCAATAGGAAGAAACTTAGTGATCACCAGCAAATCGGGCCGGCTTAGAAAATCTTGAAGATTCCCTCTAACTTTGGCTACAAAAAAGGGAATCCCTTCGTCGTTGCAACAAACAGAAAGATCATCGTTGATTATCCCAGCGAACGGGTAAAAGCTAGTCAAGTTTAAAGAGAGGGATTCCTTTAGGATATGGATTTTTTGGGAAGAATCTGAATCTGATTCAGGAAGAAAATAAAGGACTGCAGGGAAGAAAGTCGGGGGAATGATCTGATCTAAGAgggaaaatttgtaaattttgaGTTGATGAGGTGTGGGAGAAGAGGGCTTCACTTTTTCTCTTGAAATTATTTCTACTTCCATTGCTGTGTGtattttaatatgtaaaaacttagatcatatatatatatatatacacacacacacacacatatgcaTTCTTGTGTTTCTTGTTTAAGCAGAAAGAAAACGGATGAAACTACAAAATTCTAAGCATCCACCGAACTTTAAAATCTCTGAAGTTTACTAGAGAAATgtgggaaaatatttttttttcaaaatttaatggcaaaaaattgtgtgacacggtctcacgagtcgtattttgtgatacgaatatcttatttgggttgtCTATGAAAaggtattattttttatgctaagagtactactttttatagtgaatatcggtagggttgacccatatcacagataaagattcgtgagatcgtctcacaagagacctactcaaatttAATAGACCAAATTATATTTTGAGCAAGTTTCTTGCATATGGTCTTCTGAACATATATATGTGAAACGAGTCGACTCAATctatatatttgaaaaataatattattcacATAAAATAGTAATTTTTCATGAGTTGGATCAGATcgaaaaaatatatcataaaattgaaTTACGAGACTGATttgtttttatattattttttaatttgagaaaaagTTTGTTACAATatacatattaaaattattGCAGTTGAATGGGTAACCATTGTGAACCATTCTATGACAAGTGTTGACTGTTTGTACATTGTCTTGGAATCTTCCAACCTTCTCTCCCTTCCGTGAGCTTTTTGTTGTTTATGTAACGACGgcatattataataaaaatattttaattttatattacaAACATCATCTTGCCTAACATTCGGATCCGAATTAGTTTGTCGAGgttcgaaaattttaaatttatgatttattgattGAACCTCTAGGTGGAAGTTCCTATGTTTTTCCCCCCTATAAATAAGAGATTTTCCATGATATCTGGTGAAATTCTTATGAGAGCTCGGGTCATGGATGATCTGAGATATTAAATTGATAGATTAAATCAGAGGAAATTTGCAGGAAGAGTTTGTCAGAAACCGGGCGGGTGAATGCCTGGGATATTTTCTCCCTGAGTTATCAGAAGCCCAGGCTTTCATACAAGCTCTCGGGAGGCATTCTACCGAACTACTTCGATAATAGTACCGCACTCGAGTACGAGAGTAGGTGATATCTTACCTCGAAAAGTGTGTCTGACAGAATAATATTGATTGACATGGTGGAAAGTAGGGCGGCATGACAGGAAGTCAACATCAAAGGCTATAAGTGGTAAGTGTGTACTGAAAAAAATTCACTCAACACCTTCCTCCCTATAAATAACAGGTTCTTTTTGCATTCACACACATATATTCACACATATATTTATATCAGTAGCATTTATTTATCTCTCAAGCTACACTGGTTATCTCTTTATCTTCACATattgacttaagcatcggagtagCTACGGCctggacacccctccggcgcccattcacgaattcatttccttgtttgCAGGTTACGGTTGAAGCCATAATCACCAAGTTGTATCCCTTGCtcattttcctaaacaaaaACTTTAATCCGATTCGGTAGATTTTCCTGACTCCGCTTACCAAATTCACTCGGATCACATCAATatcgatttgcattgatgcattagATTGATCTAAACAATGTTTAATACATTAGAGTACTTCTTGTTTAATTTCTAACATTGATGCAGCCAAATAAATAACATTACACGAATTGAGAAGAAGAAGAGGCTATGTCGAATTCGAATGCGCAAATCCACGTGTGCAGCTGACGTTTCAACAAATATAAATAGCTAACTTTGAGGATTGTTACTTgcataaaagaaaaaaacatcGTTAAGAATGTCAAGATAGTTAATTTATTGGTATTTTTTGTtgggtctcatgaatctttatctgtgagacgggtcaatcctaccgatattcacaataaaaagtaatacttttagcataaaaagtaatattttttcagtggatgaaccaaataagagatctgtctcacaaaatacaacccgtgagaccgtcacaCTCAAGTTTTTGAGTTTTTTGTTTGGTAGTTGTCACATCAACTCTATCAATTGTCCTTAGGAAATATATAAAATGCAATCAACCATGTATTTATACCATTGTTCGGGTGTGGTTAATAACGTATAACTCATCGAGTGCTTGTGATTCGCGTCAAATTTAAATCTCTCCAACATTTAATTTTCATTATCTAAGAGGAATCAATGTGGCTTCAAGATAAATTTTAGCTCAACacgaattaaaaaataataatcaatgGGCCTGACTAGATTATAGTGGAAGTAAATATACTTTAGCTTTTCAATTTTCTTGTTAAtatgatttcaaaaaaaaatcttgttaatgtatgaaattaaaataaaaattagaaaaagTATATCAAAAACATGAGTATGTCTCATATGAGATGATCTTACAGATATAGATATGTGAAACGACGAGGTCCATTCTTGacgtaacaaaaataataagaGTTTATAATTAATAGAaatgtaattataattaattaatgattattaattataaatagtgaaaatatttataatataataataacgCTAATAATCAAGTACTTttaataatgaaatatttttgtTGCTAAAAAGAAATATTATTAGCAGTAGTTCTAAAAAGCGGTAGGCGGGGCCTAGGCGGTTGCCTAGACGgttttttttaaagcttaaattcATTAAGCGGTTCATGAGTATTATGTTtgtatatgaaatatatattattataaaatttaaaattgtaataataaatatatatattaataaatttttatatatgaatcATCCACAGTCAGTTTACTACTTTACTACAACCGTTGtacaatgaaaattaaatttgttcAACATTTTTTTCAACATAATATATTGATATTAAACTCAAACATCTAACTCTTCTAGTTCATCTTCATATTTTTCAATACTTCTTCTGTATcggattcaaactcaaaatccATGGCTTCTTCCTACTCTTCATCCGATACAAATTCTTCTTCGTGAAGTTCCCTTATATCTTCAACATTTGTCTCAACATCTTCATCTCCACCATCAACAATCCATCCTTGTGCCATAGTTGATTCTtcataatttgttttttttaaagtgTAAACCGCCTAAGCggatttttaattgtaaaatcgTCTAGGCGGCTTTCGCGCCAAGCGCGCCCGGACCGCCTAGGCGGCCGATTAATATTGTGGCGCCTATAAGTTTCGACTAGCCTAAAATCGGGGCGGTTTTGGACcgcccagcgcctaggcgccgcCTAGACGGTCATAGGCGGAGATTTTTAGAACACTGATTATTAGCAGTActtataattacattaatataataaaatttatattaaaaataaaaatattataagctattaataaatatatattatgttatacattgatatatttgagatattataaaatacataatgaTAATTTGGTTTTTAACAAATATTCAAATAAGACTTTAAAAAATAAGATGGGAGCAAAcaactttttttaaaacaacTTATAAATTGTCAAACACTTTATTTTGACAGCTTATAaacagtttttttaaaaaaatttactaaacAAAATTTCAGAACGTATAAGTTCTATTAAACACACTCTAAAACTCACGGACTAGATACAAATATATTATCGAtattacaattattattatgcctatataaaaattaatattatttttttataaatatcggTTAAccgatttattaaaataaaatatagaaaCCGAACCGATTTAACTGCTTTAACCtatattttgaaaatcaaaatcGAAATGTTGGATAAATCTTTATTCGAATTCGATTAATTACTTAAAAAAGATGTTG
This window of the Primulina tabacum isolate GXHZ01 chromosome 12, ASM2559414v2, whole genome shotgun sequence genome carries:
- the LOC142521068 gene encoding epi-neemfruitin B 7-O-acetyltransferse L7AT-like yields the protein MEVEIISREKVKPSSPTPHQLKIYKFSLLDQIIPPTFFPAVLYFLPESDSDSSQKIHILKESLSLNLTSFYPFAGIINDDLSVCCNDEGIPFFVAKVRGNLQDFLSRPDLLVITKFLPIEFNFDTAKPGDHVSGIQMNCFECDGMAISIVVAHNVADGMTVSAFFRGWAAAARSTGEEICPKFIGRDLFPSIDTMEKESKLFCHDFFKFLRLGKYVTRRYLFDASVIAKLKARSASSDASSPTSIEVVSAFIWKCYMKVFADKSDLEKPFILTHPVNLRRRADPALPDESFGNFLWLTAAQCNSPADTNLKDLASEVRRAVRKIDNGFIKVLQNNGFYENLEETRKGLPEGANCLAFSSWCKFGLYGVDFGWGKPIWISSFVSGNSPSMMVNSVTLMDTRFDDGVEAWLILDEKYVAAFEENEDIQNDVLVNPSPLQFGKNI